Proteins encoded within one genomic window of Haematobia irritans isolate KBUSLIRL chromosome 5, ASM5000362v1, whole genome shotgun sequence:
- the LOC142239004 gene encoding juvenile hormone epoxide hydrolase 1-like translates to MKFLIFVGLFAVLIGYGYLKFDELTRPLPLPTLNTNKYWGPGDGSNYKEDKTIKPFKLKINPEVITDLQQQLNRTLKLTEPLEGVYFEYGYNTEAMSQVVTYWRDNYLKKWKQREMYLNELPQFTTEIQGLNIHFIHAKPSAETLQKKKVLPLLLLHGWPGSVREFYDFIPILTEPAEVNEYVFEVVAPSLVGFGWSDPARKVGFNAAEMAIVMRNLMLRLGFEKFLVQGGDWGSIIGSDLATIFPENVIGYHSNMCILQTPLAIMKGIVASFKPEKFLPSRFFHDHHFPLTDKLQMLLEESGYFHIQATKPDTVGTALLTSPIGLASYYIEKFQSAIGPAYSQRFDGITKIYTIDAVLDNVMIYYLSNTAMTSARLYKENVSKAYRDLQLQRVPSPVPMGCARFRFDLPAAMDWQLQDKFPNLIHSKYFNQVGHFAALEAPVMLYIDFAEFVNRIYKKTD, encoded by the exons ATGAAGTTTCTCATATTCGTTGGCTTATTCGCCGTTCTTATCGGTTATGGCTATCTAAAATTCGATGAACTGACACGTCCACTACCCCTACCAACCTTAAATACGAATAAGTATTGGGGACCAGGTGATGGTTCCAACTATAAAGAGGACAAAACTATTAAaccatttaaattgaaaataaatccaGAG GTTATAACCGATTTACAACAGCAATTGAAtcgaacattaaaattaactgaaCCTTTGGAGGGAGTGTATTTTGAATATGGATATAACACGGAGGCTATGTCGCAGGTGGTAACCTATTGGCGAGACAACTACCTGAAGAAATGGAAGCAACGTGAGATGTACCTAAATGAATTGCCCCAATTTACTACGGAAATTCAAGG ATTAAACATTCACTTCATTCATGCTAAACCAAGTGCAGAAACATTGCAAAAGAAGAAGGTCTTGCCCCTCTTATTGCTTCATGGATGGCCAGGATCGGTTCGAGAATTCTATGACTTCATTCCTATCCTTACCGAACCTGCTGAAGTAAATGAGTACGTTTTTGAAGTAGTAGCTCCATCGTTGGTCGGCTTTGGCTGGTCCGAT CCTGCCCGGAAAGTAGGCTTCAATGCTGCAGAAATGGCTATTGTAATGCGTAATCTTATGTTGCGTTTGGGTTTCGAGAAATTCCTTGTACAAGGTGGAGATTGGGGTTCCATAATAGGAAGTGATTTGGCTACCATTTTTCCAGAAAATGTCATCGGTTATCATTCCAATATGTGTATCTTACAAACACCACTTGCAATAATGAAGGGAATCGTAGCCAGTTTCAAACCGGAAAAATTCCTTCCGTCGCGGTTTTTCCACGATCATCACTTCCCCCTGACCGACAAACTGCAAATGCTTTTGGAGGAAAGTGGTTATTTTCATATTCAAGCTACAAAACCCGATACTGTTGGAACTGCCCTCTTGACCAGCCCCATAGGATTGGCCTCATACTACATCGAAAAATTCCAATCGGCCATCGGTCCTGCATATAGCCAGCGATTCGATGGCATCACCAAAATCTATACCATCGATGCAGTCCTAGACAATGTAATGATCTATTATTTGTCCAATACAGCAATGACCTCTGCTCGTTTATACAAAGAGAATGTTTCAAAGGCTTATAGAGATCTGCAATTGCAGCGTGTTCCATCGCCCGTGCCCATGGGCTGTGCTCGTTTCCGTTTCGATTTACCCGCAGCTATGGATTGGCAATTGCAGGATAAATTCCCAAACTTGATTCATAGTAAATACTTCAATCAAGTTGGCCACTTTGCTGCCTTGGAAGCACCAGTAATGTTGTacatagattttgcagaatttgTCAATAGAATTTATAAGAAAACGGATTGa